The genomic interval CCCGGCTCGGCGAAGATCTCGACCCCGACGGGATCAAGATCTTCCGCAACGCCGTGCGCTACGCCCAGGAGAACCTGCTCCAGTCCTGCTCGGCATAGCACGCTTCAATCGTGGCGGTATAGTGTCACTTGCAGAATGCGCGGCCGGTTGGAGCCGGCGAACAGGTCGTGGGTGTTCGGTGGCAGCTTGACCACCCAGTGGGCGGCGGTTTCGTCGCCATTGAGGCAGCGTCCCGGGACCCATCGGCCATCCTCGTAGACGCCTTCCCAGACCTGGAGAATGCCGGCGTGACGGGGTCCGGGCGTGGCCGGCGAGAAGTTCACCTGGAACCAGTTTCCCGCGACAAGGTACTCATCCGGACCGACGTTTAGAATCAGGCCATACGACATGTCCGTCTGGCCCTTGGCTTGGCGATTGTACCGAACGTTTGCATTGTAGTCGCCCACTCTGATCGTCGTTCCTTCCTCCTCCGGCCTCTCTTGGAGCACGCCCGCCATCCGGCCGGTTCCCTGGTGCCGTACGATCAACGGCATCAGTTGGTAAAGAAGCTCATAGCTGTCGATCAGCGGATGGTCTTCATCGATGTCCTCGATACCGAACGGCGCGAAGCACATCGCGTCGTGCTCGGCGATCGCCCAGAAGACGTTCCGCGCCGCCTCGGGCCCCTGCCGGGCCTCGGGGATCATCAGGGGATTGCCCGACCGCACGTAACTGGCGCAGACCGCCTTGAAGTCGTGAAGATAGATGTCCGGAGCGAGGAAGTCGATCGCTGGGGCGGCCGCACGCCAGATGTCCATCACGCGCGACACCGGGCCGCCGCTGGGGTAGTCGCCCGGCTTCTCCCGATCGTTCTGCACCAGCCAGGCATTGGCATACATGGGCAGCGGGTATTCGGCCTTGCCCGCCTCGGCGATCCTGCCGATGTAGCGCGCCATGTGCCAGGCCATGAACACCTCGTCCGTCCAGACGGTATCGCCGAAGACCTGCGTCCACGTGCCCGACTCCCGGTAGCCCGTCGAGGCCCATAGTTCATCGACTTCGGGGAGCAACGCGTTCTTGTTCTCCTTGAGATATTCCATCAGCTCGCGAGGCACCGGCGAACGGAAGGCCGCCTCGGCGGCGGCGCTGTGGTCCCGCGATTCCGGCATCAGCCCGACCTCGTTCTCCACCTGGACCATGATGACCGTTCGCTCATCCGAATCGACCCGGCGAAGGTGCCGCATCAGGGCCGCAAAGGCGCGGGCGTCCGCCTTCCACGACGCCTCGTGCATCGGGGAAAGCACCAGCTTGTTGTTGCCGCTCTTGCCCTGGGCGCGAGGAAAGCGTTCGAGGTCCTTCTTCACCCACGTCGGGATGTAGCTGGAGACGCCGTTCTTCCAACTGCCGAACCACAGCAGGACCAGCTTCAGATCGTGCTCGCGAGCGCCTTGGAGAAGACCATCGACGAGCGAGAAGTCGAACTGCCCTTCCGCCGGCTCGACCAGTTCCCACGTCACCGTCGCCAACACCGTGTTGAGCTTCAGAGCGACCAGCTTTTCCCACATCGGCTCCATATACGCCATGCTCGACGCGCTGGAGTTGTGCAGTTCCCCGGCCAGCATGACGAAGGGCTCGCCGGCGACGATGAGCTGTGTCGCCGTGCCCTGGCGAACCAGGTGAGGGATTTCCGCCGCCCCGGCGAGCGTCGCCTGGAACGCCGCGACGAGCAGAACCAACGTGGCCCGTCTTGGCAACACTTTGTCTTTCATCGATTCACTCCGAAAAGGATGTTGCCGACGCCCTGCTATGAGGTCAGCATCTGTCTCAGTTGACTCGTGAACGCATACAACGACTCTCCCGGCTGCGATGCCTCGCGCTGCGGCGGAAGAAGCGCCAGCATTCTGGCTCGCAAACCGGACTCGATATCGCGGGCTTCGTCGAGCAATTCGCGCACGGGAACGCACACGAAGGGACGCGGCAGGTCCGCGTGCGGCAACCCGTCTGTGACGAAATCGTCGTAAAGCAGCAAATCAAGATCGATGGTGCGGGGCGCACACTTGTCGTCACATCGCCGACGGCCCAGCGTCTCCTCGATCGGCCGGAGCAATTCACTGCGAATCTGTGTCGGACTCAAGATCGTGTCGATCCGCCAGACGCCGTTGATGAACCAGGGTTGGTCCGGCCGCCCGATGGGTTCGGTTCGGTAAAAGAGCGAAGAGCCCGTCACGTGCGCCTTGTCTCGCAGACGTTCCAGGGCCGCCACGATATTTCGCTCCGGCTCGACGTTCGAGCCGACACCGATGAAGGCGATGGATGGCTCGGCGGTATCACGCATCGCGGTCTCGCCTGTCTCTAACGATGCGCACGCTGACCGTCCGAGCGAATCGCAACGCACCGGGCTTCTCGATGGTCACGGCGGCGCGTTTGACCCGGTCGTGGCTCAGACAGATGTCCGCGATGCTCTGCGCCAGAGCCTCGATCAGGCGAAACTGCGACCGCTCGGCCGCCGCAAGGATCTGCTTCTTCAAGGCCTTGTAGTCCACCGTGTCCTCGATGGCGTCGCTGCGCCCGGCGCGGCGAAGGTCGGCGAACAGGAGAATCTGCGCGACGATATCCTGCTTCTCGTAGCGTTCCTCCTCCTGCACGCCCACGATGCAGCGAAACCGCAGATCGCTGATCGCAATCTGATCGAGGGGCGGACCAATCCGATCAGTCATACATGTGTCCCTTCATGTGATATCCGCCGTCGACGTAGATCACCTGGCCCGTGATGAACCGGCTGCGCAGTAAGAAGAGGATCGCATCCGCCACCTGTCCGGGGTCGCCGTACCGGTTCAGCGGATTGCAGTGGGCCAGCTTCTTCAGGTAGCTCTCGTCCTGCCCGGCCGGCGGCAGGATCAGTCCGGGGGCCACGGCATTGACGGCCACCGCCGGGGCCAGTTCGAGCGCCAGCATCCGGGTGAGCGTCAGCAGCACACGCTTGCTGATGTGATAGGCGGCGTGCTGGCGGTCGTAGACCGTGACGCGGGTGTCGAGCATGTTGACGATCGCGCCGCCTCGGTTCTGACCGGCCAGGGCCCGCGCCAGGATCAGCGGCCCCGTCGCGTGAAGGCGCAGATTGGCTTCAAGTGACTGCGCCGAGGTTTCCCAGATCGTCTCCTTCTCGAACGTCGAGGCGCTATTGACGAGGATGTCGATCGGTCCGGCTTCGCCCACGGCCCGTTCGAACAGCGTCTCGGCCTGCCCGATATCCGCCAGGTCGGCCTGAACGTGCCACGCGGAGACCCCAAGGCGACGGATCTCGTCGCACGTCGCGACCGCCTCGTCTGCGGAACGGTTGTAGTGCACGACGACGTGGACGCCCTGCTGCGCCAAGGCCAGCGCGATCGCCCTGCCGAGCCGCCGGGCGGCGCCCGTGACCAAGGCCGTCCTGCCCGCCAGAGTTGTGCCGGAGTTGTCCATCATGATCCAATCCTCAAGATGCCAGTGGCGTCATTCTACCAGAAGCACTGCGTTCTGAAAAGGTGCGGTCGGCGCGTCGAGGTTGACCCCTCCGGGCACTCCCGCTATAATCACATGGCATGCCGACACCTATTCCGACCGAAGGGATTTTTGCTGTTTATAAGGAGCGGGGCATGACGTCGCACGACGTCGTGGACGCCGTGC from Anaerobaca lacustris carries:
- a CDS encoding DUF5597 domain-containing protein; this translates as MKDKVLPRRATLVLLVAAFQATLAGAAEIPHLVRQGTATQLIVAGEPFVMLAGELHNSSASSMAYMEPMWEKLVALKLNTVLATVTWELVEPAEGQFDFSLVDGLLQGAREHDLKLVLLWFGSWKNGVSSYIPTWVKKDLERFPRAQGKSGNNKLVLSPMHEASWKADARAFAALMRHLRRVDSDERTVIMVQVENEVGLMPESRDHSAAAEAAFRSPVPRELMEYLKENKNALLPEVDELWASTGYRESGTWTQVFGDTVWTDEVFMAWHMARYIGRIAEAGKAEYPLPMYANAWLVQNDREKPGDYPSGGPVSRVMDIWRAAAPAIDFLAPDIYLHDFKAVCASYVRSGNPLMIPEARQGPEAARNVFWAIAEHDAMCFAPFGIEDIDEDHPLIDSYELLYQLMPLIVRHQGTGRMAGVLQERPEEEGTTIRVGDYNANVRYNRQAKGQTDMSYGLILNVGPDEYLVAGNWFQVNFSPATPGPRHAGILQVWEGVYEDGRWVPGRCLNGDETAAHWVVKLPPNTHDLFAGSNRPRILQVTLYRHD
- the folK gene encoding 2-amino-4-hydroxy-6-hydroxymethyldihydropteridine diphosphokinase, with amino-acid sequence MRDTAEPSIAFIGVGSNVEPERNIVAALERLRDKAHVTGSSLFYRTEPIGRPDQPWFINGVWRIDTILSPTQIRSELLRPIEETLGRRRCDDKCAPRTIDLDLLLYDDFVTDGLPHADLPRPFVCVPVRELLDEARDIESGLRARMLALLPPQREASQPGESLYAFTSQLRQMLTS
- the folB gene encoding dihydroneopterin aldolase yields the protein MTDRIGPPLDQIAISDLRFRCIVGVQEEERYEKQDIVAQILLFADLRRAGRSDAIEDTVDYKALKKQILAAAERSQFRLIEALAQSIADICLSHDRVKRAAVTIEKPGALRFARTVSVRIVRDRRDRDA
- a CDS encoding SDR family oxidoreductase encodes the protein MMDNSGTTLAGRTALVTGAARRLGRAIALALAQQGVHVVVHYNRSADEAVATCDEIRRLGVSAWHVQADLADIGQAETLFERAVGEAGPIDILVNSASTFEKETIWETSAQSLEANLRLHATGPLILARALAGQNRGGAIVNMLDTRVTVYDRQHAAYHISKRVLLTLTRMLALELAPAVAVNAVAPGLILPPAGQDESYLKKLAHCNPLNRYGDPGQVADAILFLLRSRFITGQVIYVDGGYHMKGHMYD